A genomic window from Anthocerotibacter panamensis C109 includes:
- a CDS encoding ABC transporter ATP-binding protein produces the protein MAQSNFERLSPFIWPQRYVLAGALTCTLGFVATMPLLAHLAERLSKFIGEGNFDAIRELTLITIVVFIVRGFFQYGQDTLMAKASLQAVTDLRNHVFAYVQTLDMAFFMRTRAGDLAYTLTADVDRLSDAVRKFFGDFIPCVLTILAVLGYLIYLNWALTLLTLTVAPLLALTLAQFGGKLRDLSRESQDLTSDLSATLTELFGGIRVIQGFAAETYEAQRFTHKSEANRKARLRSEQVKAVQFPVGGFLQALGVLLLVWVGGWQISTGRLDGPQFVGFLTGIALLIDPIVHITTCFNELKQAESSADRLFGLLAVRPMVQEVPNAPPLPAVKGHVCLDRVTFGYTDRPVLKDIHLEVQPGQVLALVGPSGGGKSSMVNLLNRFWDPQDGHLFIDGIDIRTVSLASLRRQVGIVPQETVLFSGTIAENIAYGRSDISLEAVEQAARIANAHDFITSFPLGYDTRVGERGATLSGGQRQRIAIARAVLLDPKILILDEATSALDAESEALVQAALDRLMRGRTVFVIAHRLSTIRDADRIVVIDQGQIVEQGSHSSLLKNNNLYAQLYARQMEPVASVE, from the coding sequence ATGGCCCAATCAAATTTTGAACGGCTCTCCCCTTTCATCTGGCCCCAACGGTACGTCTTAGCGGGTGCCCTCACCTGCACGCTGGGATTTGTGGCGACTATGCCCTTATTAGCCCACCTAGCAGAACGGCTATCCAAATTTATCGGGGAAGGAAATTTTGATGCCATCCGCGAGTTGACGCTCATCACGATTGTTGTTTTTATTGTCCGGGGGTTCTTCCAGTATGGACAGGACACCTTGATGGCGAAGGCTTCGCTCCAGGCGGTCACCGATCTGCGCAATCATGTCTTTGCCTATGTGCAGACGCTGGATATGGCTTTTTTCATGCGTACTCGGGCTGGGGACTTGGCCTATACGCTGACGGCAGACGTGGATCGACTCTCTGATGCGGTGCGCAAATTTTTTGGCGACTTCATTCCTTGCGTCCTCACGATCCTCGCGGTCCTAGGCTACTTGATTTACCTCAATTGGGCGCTGACCCTGCTCACCCTGACGGTGGCTCCCCTATTGGCCCTAACCCTGGCCCAATTTGGTGGGAAACTGCGCGATCTCTCCCGTGAGAGCCAGGACCTGACCTCAGACTTATCGGCTACTTTGACCGAACTCTTTGGGGGCATCCGGGTGATCCAGGGTTTTGCCGCAGAGACCTATGAAGCGCAGCGGTTCACCCACAAGTCTGAAGCAAACCGCAAGGCTCGTCTGAGAAGTGAGCAGGTGAAGGCCGTTCAGTTCCCGGTCGGGGGCTTTTTGCAGGCATTGGGGGTCTTATTGCTGGTCTGGGTCGGAGGCTGGCAGATCAGTACCGGAAGGCTGGATGGGCCACAGTTTGTGGGGTTTCTGACGGGAATTGCTCTGTTGATTGACCCAATCGTGCACATCACGACCTGCTTTAACGAACTCAAGCAAGCTGAATCTTCTGCGGACCGGCTCTTTGGGCTGCTTGCCGTCAGGCCGATGGTCCAGGAAGTGCCCAATGCTCCACCCTTGCCTGCGGTGAAGGGCCATGTGTGCCTAGATAGGGTGACCTTTGGCTACACCGACCGCCCGGTCCTCAAGGACATCCATTTGGAGGTCCAGCCGGGGCAGGTTCTAGCTTTAGTTGGTCCCTCCGGCGGGGGTAAGTCCTCTATGGTCAATCTGTTAAATCGTTTTTGGGACCCCCAAGATGGTCATCTCTTTATCGACGGCATTGATATCCGCACAGTGAGTCTGGCGAGTCTGCGCCGCCAAGTCGGGATTGTCCCCCAGGAAACGGTGCTCTTCTCCGGGACAATTGCGGAGAATATCGCCTACGGGCGCTCGGACATTTCCCTAGAAGCGGTAGAGCAGGCCGCCCGTATCGCCAATGCCCACGACTTCATCACCAGCTTCCCCCTCGGCTACGATACGCGGGTCGGAGAACGGGGCGCGACGCTTTCGGGGGGGCAGCGCCAGCGCATCGCCATCGCTCGTGCTGTGCTCCTGGATCCTAAGATCCTGATTCTCGACGAGGCGACCTCAGCCCTGGATGCTGAATCCGAGGCTTTAGTTCAGGCTGCCCTCGACCGCCTGATGCGGGGTCGGACGGTCTTCGTCATCGCCC
- a CDS encoding TolC family protein — protein MSIAQKTIPVLVLMGLLPPASPAQTAPTTPAQPVSTSADALSTPSTTLPPVDPTPPSRPQKSLEVGIQATRTLSLPEAIELALERSPTLQAARLQIEQSKAQLRVSEAALYPTFSLALPITFNQAANSKFSQAATGAGGGGIFSSVDTLTAQPNLSASWTVFSFGANEAQVTSSQESLRNQELNLQTQLQAVKLSVIERYYDLQQANSNVKIGESAVRNAQASLKDAQAQLRAGVGTQFDVLRSEVQVANAQQQLLGSQNQSVVAQRNLASLLNFLTPTDVKVEEVVQSGTWDLEADESIFRALNDRTELQQFEAQQRSSEAQADFNRRSQLPSVVLSASYFLFNDLNFRNVGFFDGYTFRAQLTWSIYDGGAAYARAEQAHRTSQIAQAQFQDTKNTIRLGVETSYFTLRTSQQQITTARKAQGQAEESLRLARLRFRAGVGTQTDVIAAETALTQAQVNLLQAIISYNRSLAELRRSLNLL, from the coding sequence GTGTCGATTGCTCAAAAGACTATCCCAGTACTGGTTCTTATGGGGCTTCTCCCCCCGGCTAGCCCTGCTCAGACAGCCCCAACGACGCCAGCTCAGCCCGTCTCTACTTCGGCAGATGCGCTTAGTACCCCGTCTACTACGCTCCCCCCTGTCGATCCCACGCCGCCCTCCAGACCCCAGAAATCTCTAGAAGTGGGTATTCAAGCCACCCGCACCCTCTCTTTACCCGAAGCCATTGAGCTTGCGCTAGAACGCAGTCCGACCTTACAGGCAGCCCGCCTCCAGATCGAGCAGTCCAAAGCGCAACTCCGAGTTTCGGAAGCAGCACTCTATCCCACCTTTAGTCTGGCGCTTCCCATCACCTTTAACCAGGCTGCTAATAGTAAGTTTTCCCAGGCAGCCACGGGAGCGGGGGGGGGCGGGATTTTCTCGAGCGTAGACACCCTTACTGCCCAGCCAAATCTCTCCGCCAGTTGGACCGTTTTCAGCTTTGGGGCCAATGAGGCCCAGGTTACATCGTCCCAGGAGAGCCTGCGCAACCAGGAACTGAACCTCCAGACCCAGCTCCAAGCCGTCAAACTCAGCGTAATTGAGCGCTACTACGACCTACAACAGGCCAACAGCAACGTCAAGATCGGTGAATCTGCGGTCCGCAACGCCCAAGCGAGTTTGAAAGACGCCCAAGCCCAATTACGGGCTGGGGTCGGGACCCAATTTGACGTGCTGCGCTCGGAAGTCCAGGTGGCTAATGCCCAGCAACAATTACTAGGTAGCCAAAACCAGAGCGTCGTAGCCCAACGCAATCTGGCGAGCCTCCTCAACTTCCTCACCCCGACGGATGTGAAGGTCGAAGAGGTTGTGCAAAGCGGAACCTGGGACCTAGAAGCGGATGAGAGCATTTTCCGCGCGCTCAACGACCGCACCGAACTCCAGCAATTTGAGGCTCAGCAGCGCTCATCGGAGGCTCAAGCTGACTTCAACCGCCGCTCTCAACTACCTTCGGTGGTTCTTTCAGCCTCCTATTTCCTCTTCAATGACCTCAATTTTAGAAACGTTGGGTTCTTCGATGGCTACACCTTCCGCGCCCAGCTCACCTGGAGTATCTACGACGGGGGGGCTGCCTACGCCCGTGCTGAACAGGCCCACCGCACCAGTCAGATTGCCCAGGCTCAGTTCCAGGACACCAAAAACACAATCCGCCTTGGCGTGGAAACTTCATACTTCACCCTCAGGACTTCACAACAGCAGATCACTACCGCCCGCAAAGCCCAGGGGCAGGCGGAAGAAAGTTTGCGCTTGGCCCGGTTGCGCTTCAGGGCCGGGGTGGGCACCCAAACAGACGTCATCGCCGCTGAGACCGCCCTCACCCAAGCTCAAGTGAACCTACTCCAGGCCATCATCAGCTATAACCGCTCCCTCGCGGAGCTGCGTCGCTCCCTCAATCTGCTCTAG
- a CDS encoding PsbP-related protein — protein sequence MDRFVWFGLGLMLTLAGCAPRSANLPAGFEQFTDSDGRFAILYPNNWTFQPGPDAGVKLSDPADSSYQVTVFSGKVPRENIKSVSQFPRKQFGEQIGKTLIPRSGADDVQLPKTVVEIRKESQRTDKQNRVYYAYEIVIATAGRANHTLVTAVIDKGSLYTAIVGCSDDTWAARKEKITAIANSFQVLPAP from the coding sequence ATGGATCGCTTTGTGTGGTTTGGGTTAGGGCTGATGCTGACACTAGCCGGTTGTGCTCCCCGGTCGGCCAATTTGCCTGCGGGTTTTGAGCAGTTCACCGACTCCGATGGACGCTTTGCCATTCTTTATCCTAATAACTGGACCTTCCAGCCTGGACCGGATGCAGGCGTTAAGCTTTCTGATCCCGCCGATTCCTCCTATCAGGTGACCGTCTTTTCTGGCAAGGTTCCCCGCGAAAATATCAAGAGCGTATCTCAGTTCCCGCGCAAACAATTCGGGGAGCAGATTGGCAAAACCCTCATCCCCCGTTCTGGAGCGGACGATGTACAGTTGCCCAAAACTGTAGTCGAAATCCGCAAGGAGTCCCAACGCACAGACAAGCAAAACCGCGTCTATTACGCCTACGAAATTGTAATTGCTACGGCAGGGCGGGCGAACCATACCCTGGTCACAGCAGTCATAGACAAAGGCTCCCTGTATACTGCCATCGTCGGCTGTAGCGATGACACTTGGGCTGCGCGCAAAGAAAAAATCACCGCTATTGCCAACTCTTTTCAGGTTCTACCCGCCCCTTGA
- the recR gene encoding recombination mediator RecR — MYTRPLARLIDQLQRLPGIGPKTAQRLAFYLLKRPKHETLQLAQSLIDATEQIGVCSVCFTLSAEDPCTICTNPNREIGQICVVAEPRDIVALERTREFKGRYHVLGGLLSPMEGVGPEQLKIKELVQRVNRDEVQEVIMAINPSVEGETTILYVGKLLKPFTRVTRLASGLPMGGDLEYADEMTLARALEDRRDL; from the coding sequence GTGTATACGCGCCCTTTGGCTCGGCTCATCGACCAACTGCAACGCCTGCCGGGAATTGGGCCAAAGACGGCCCAGCGTCTGGCCTTTTACCTGCTCAAGCGTCCTAAGCACGAGACCTTGCAGTTGGCCCAATCGCTCATTGATGCCACCGAGCAAATTGGGGTCTGTAGCGTCTGCTTCACGCTCTCCGCCGAGGACCCCTGCACTATCTGTACCAACCCCAATCGGGAGATAGGTCAGATCTGTGTGGTAGCCGAGCCCCGAGATATCGTCGCGCTCGAGCGCACCCGCGAATTTAAAGGGCGCTACCACGTCCTTGGAGGGCTCCTCTCGCCGATGGAGGGCGTCGGCCCGGAACAGCTCAAGATTAAAGAGTTGGTCCAACGGGTCAATCGGGATGAGGTGCAGGAGGTGATCATGGCTATCAATCCGAGTGTAGAGGGTGAGACCACGATTCTCTATGTCGGGAAGCTCCTCAAGCCCTTTACTCGGGTGACTCGCCTCGCCTCGGGGCTGCCGATGGGGGGCGATCTCGAATACGCTGACGAGATGACCCTCGCTCGTGCCCTGGAAGACCGACGCGATCTCTAG
- a CDS encoding YbaB/EbfC family nucleoid-associated protein, whose amino-acid sequence MAKGFGQFAQMQEALKKAKQVQQNATRLQDELAETTVEGSAAGGLIKITMTGNQEPLSLSIDPEALKEEREVLEDLILTAFKDAYTRSTDMMRNKMNELTGGISVPGLF is encoded by the coding sequence ATGGCAAAAGGATTTGGCCAATTCGCTCAGATGCAGGAAGCCCTCAAAAAGGCTAAACAGGTCCAGCAAAATGCCACCCGCCTGCAAGATGAGCTGGCTGAAACAACGGTCGAGGGTTCGGCTGCCGGTGGGCTTATCAAAATCACCATGACCGGCAATCAGGAACCGCTGTCCTTGAGCATTGATCCCGAAGCGCTCAAGGAAGAGCGCGAAGTCCTGGAAGACCTGATCTTGACCGCTTTTAAGGACGCCTACACCCGTTCTACGGATATGATGCGCAACAAAATGAACGAGCTGACCGGCGGCATTAGCGTTCCGGGGCTTTTCTAA
- a CDS encoding isoprenyl transferase translates to MAVQPMTLLPPDLDPRRLPAHVAVIMDGNGRWAKERGKPRFFGHRQGVEAINDLVRCCKDWGVPILTVFAFSTENWGRPAEEVNFLMGLFHEVLQRELRAMVEEGVCLRFMGDFAPLPKALRDFIEESVQATAHNRAILFNVAMNYGGRREILQATQALARQVEQGALRVEQITEETFAHELYTGLLPDPDLLIRSSGESRLSNFLLWQSAYSELYVSQVFWPDFDRACFYQALKHYQSRNRRFGKLDSSPT, encoded by the coding sequence ATGGCTGTCCAACCGATGACCCTTTTGCCCCCTGACCTCGATCCCCGGCGCTTACCTGCCCATGTGGCCGTAATTATGGACGGCAATGGTCGGTGGGCCAAAGAGCGGGGTAAACCCCGTTTTTTTGGGCATCGCCAGGGTGTAGAAGCCATCAACGACCTCGTGCGCTGCTGCAAAGACTGGGGAGTGCCCATCCTCACAGTCTTTGCCTTCTCCACAGAAAACTGGGGCCGTCCGGCGGAGGAGGTCAATTTTTTGATGGGACTGTTCCATGAAGTTCTCCAGCGCGAACTGAGAGCTATGGTCGAGGAGGGCGTCTGTCTACGCTTTATGGGCGACTTTGCGCCCCTGCCCAAAGCCCTGCGCGACTTCATTGAGGAGTCGGTGCAGGCGACTGCCCACAACCGAGCCATCCTCTTCAATGTCGCGATGAACTATGGTGGTCGCCGGGAGATCCTCCAGGCTACCCAAGCTCTCGCCCGCCAGGTAGAACAAGGGGCGTTAAGAGTAGAGCAGATCACCGAGGAAACTTTCGCCCACGAACTCTACACCGGTCTACTCCCCGACCCTGACCTGTTGATCCGCAGCAGTGGGGAGTCACGGCTCAGTAACTTCCTGCTGTGGCAGTCAGCCTACTCCGAACTCTACGTCTCCCAAGTCTTCTGGCCTGACTTTGACCGCGCCTGCTTTTACCAAGCCCTCAAACACTACCAGAGCCGAAATCGCCGCTTCGGTAAGCTAGACAGCTCACCCACCTGA
- the cdaA gene encoding diadenylate cyclase CdaA: MDETILKNWFKAIGPIDLIDWAIVALLLYWLFQLVRRTRAVWLIRGFLILVGAYFLSSLARLTLLNLILDKVLIGVAVAIPVLFQPELRKFLEQLGRGDFITNLLPNQPLLTREAQQVMALLEAVQELSQQRIGALIVLERTTLDEQIFSDVGVLLDAELSSELLITLFLPRSPLHDGAVVIREGRLWAAGVILPITDQITSKQLGTRHRAAIGITEQSDSHCIVVSEETGSISYAAGGKLQRPLCLDDLKNRLGSTPPVIPKPLSLPVWFKKFFLPSTLQ, translated from the coding sequence GTGGACGAGACCATCCTTAAAAACTGGTTTAAGGCCATCGGCCCTATTGACTTGATCGATTGGGCCATTGTTGCGCTACTGCTGTATTGGTTGTTTCAACTGGTGCGCCGGACCCGCGCTGTCTGGCTGATTCGAGGCTTTCTCATTTTAGTCGGAGCCTACTTTTTAAGTTCTCTGGCCCGACTTACGCTGCTCAACTTAATCCTAGACAAGGTCTTGATTGGGGTGGCTGTCGCGATTCCGGTGCTGTTCCAGCCAGAGTTGCGCAAATTTCTAGAACAGTTGGGCCGAGGAGATTTCATCACCAATCTACTGCCCAATCAGCCTCTCTTGACCCGTGAAGCCCAACAGGTGATGGCGCTTTTGGAGGCGGTTCAAGAACTTTCCCAACAGCGTATCGGAGCCTTGATCGTTCTGGAGCGCACGACCCTGGATGAGCAGATCTTCTCAGATGTAGGGGTGCTCCTGGATGCGGAACTCTCCTCCGAACTACTGATCACGCTGTTCTTGCCCAGAAGCCCACTGCACGATGGAGCGGTGGTGATCCGGGAGGGACGCCTTTGGGCGGCGGGGGTGATCTTACCCATCACCGACCAAATCACCTCCAAACAGTTGGGTACCCGCCATCGAGCAGCGATTGGGATCACAGAACAAAGCGACAGCCACTGTATTGTAGTCTCGGAGGAAACCGGCTCGATCTCCTATGCCGCAGGGGGCAAGCTCCAGCGTCCCCTTTGCCTGGACGACCTCAAGAACCGCTTGGGGAGCACGCCCCCGGTGATTCCTAAACCCCTCTCCCTACCGGTTTGGTTTAAAAAGTTTTTTTTACCCAGCACCCTACAATAA
- a CDS encoding SGNH/GDSL hydrolase family protein: MGSGRLPLGAGGVKVVAAHVARLPTLIILIVGVFGGWRSVRAQPFSGMYVFGDSLSDIGQVYRATNTQVPPSPPYLAGRFCDGPLWVEDLALGLGLSLDLRHDFAFSGATSGTTNTLAQQFPGLLGLQQQVDRYVATDGRADPGALYVMLAGANDYLSFTETNPAVPVANVIQATNKLIAAGAKNFLVANLPDLGLIPRIVGTPVASVFHGLILEHNARLQVALDQLQQRTGVNISLLDVYTLLNDMAGNPAQYRFTQVTEPCLTLLLIPCRNPEQYLFYDEIHPTTAAHRYAAQRALRKVLKVSKRPPGLIQER, translated from the coding sequence GTGGGGAGCGGTCGTCTGCCGTTGGGGGCGGGTGGCGTGAAGGTCGTAGCGGCTCATGTCGCCAGACTGCCCACCTTGATCATCTTGATCGTAGGGGTCTTTGGGGGATGGCGCAGCGTCCGTGCTCAGCCTTTTAGTGGGATGTATGTTTTTGGGGATAGCCTCTCCGATATCGGTCAGGTTTACCGTGCGACCAATACCCAAGTGCCACCCAGCCCGCCCTATCTGGCTGGGCGTTTTTGTGATGGTCCGCTCTGGGTTGAAGACCTCGCCCTGGGTTTGGGCCTGTCTTTGGACCTGCGCCATGATTTTGCCTTCAGCGGGGCTACAAGCGGAACAACCAACACGCTCGCGCAGCAGTTCCCCGGATTGCTGGGATTACAGCAGCAGGTTGACCGCTACGTGGCGACAGACGGGAGGGCAGACCCCGGTGCGCTCTACGTCATGCTGGCTGGAGCCAACGATTATCTCAGTTTTACGGAAACCAACCCTGCTGTACCTGTCGCCAACGTGATCCAGGCTACGAACAAATTGATCGCAGCCGGGGCTAAAAACTTCCTGGTCGCCAACCTGCCGGACTTGGGCCTCATCCCCAGGATAGTCGGTACGCCGGTTGCCTCTGTCTTTCACGGCTTGATCCTGGAGCACAATGCGCGTTTACAGGTGGCGCTAGACCAGCTACAGCAGCGTACAGGCGTTAATATCTCGTTGCTGGATGTGTATACTCTGCTCAACGATATGGCTGGCAACCCTGCCCAGTATCGGTTCACCCAGGTGACTGAGCCTTGTCTTACTTTGCTGTTGATCCCCTGCCGCAATCCCGAACAGTATCTTTTTTACGACGAAATTCACCCGACTACTGCGGCGCACCGCTACGCGGCGCAACGGGCGCTACGCAAGGTACTAAAAGTCAGCAAACGCCCCCCCGGACTGATTCAAGAGCGTTAG
- a CDS encoding beta-ketoacyl-ACP synthase III, which produces MKYGNSGLQGVQLTGVGKAVPEFCLTNDQFAQVIDTSDEWIYTRTGIKERRVLALDETVLDLALRASQQALAQAGLVPEDLEMVILATSTPEDLFGTASLLATRLGATRAFAFDLTAACTGFVFALATAAQFIRTGSCGRALVVAADGLTRFMDWRDRSTCVLFGDGAGAVVLEQSPVDQILGMELRSDGRNAGMLNIAASGPEVEIREDLTIRQNAYQPISMNGREVYRFAVTAVPDVIEKALHRADIDPHTVRHYFLHQANQRILDAVAERLGVPRECFPSTLAHYANTSAASIPITMEEWITQGLLQPSELMVLAGFGAGLTWGAVVCRWGRVA; this is translated from the coding sequence ATGAAGTACGGCAACAGCGGTTTACAGGGAGTCCAACTGACTGGGGTGGGGAAGGCCGTACCAGAGTTTTGCCTGACCAATGACCAGTTTGCACAAGTAATCGATACCTCCGATGAGTGGATTTACACGCGCACAGGCATTAAAGAACGTCGGGTCTTGGCTCTCGACGAGACGGTGCTGGACCTGGCCCTGAGGGCGAGCCAACAGGCTCTGGCTCAGGCGGGACTCGTCCCTGAAGACCTGGAGATGGTCATCCTTGCTACAAGCACGCCAGAGGACCTCTTCGGCACCGCCAGCCTGTTGGCGACCCGCTTGGGTGCGACCCGCGCTTTTGCCTTTGACCTCACCGCAGCCTGCACTGGTTTTGTCTTTGCTCTGGCGACAGCGGCTCAGTTTATCCGCACGGGCTCCTGCGGGCGGGCGTTGGTGGTGGCGGCAGACGGCTTGACGCGCTTTATGGATTGGCGAGACCGGAGCACCTGTGTCCTCTTTGGGGACGGGGCGGGGGCTGTAGTCCTGGAGCAAAGCCCAGTAGACCAGATCTTGGGGATGGAACTGCGTTCGGATGGGCGGAATGCGGGCATGCTCAATATTGCCGCCAGCGGCCCGGAAGTCGAGATCCGAGAGGACCTCACCATCCGCCAGAACGCCTACCAACCCATCAGCATGAATGGCCGGGAAGTTTATCGCTTCGCGGTAACGGCGGTCCCCGATGTCATCGAAAAAGCCCTCCACCGTGCCGACATCGACCCTCATACGGTGCGCCACTATTTTTTACACCAGGCTAACCAGCGTATCCTGGATGCGGTGGCTGAACGCCTGGGCGTACCTCGGGAGTGTTTTCCTTCCACCCTTGCTCACTACGCCAACACTTCTGCGGCTTCGATCCCCATCACCATGGAAGAGTGGATTACCCAGGGTTTGCTACAGCCCAGCGAACTGATGGTCCTAGCCGGTTTTGGAGCGGGGCTGACGTGGGGAGCGGTCGTCTGCCGTTGGGGGCGGGTGGCGTGA
- the plsX gene encoding phosphate acyltransferase PlsX: protein MRIAIDVMGGDYAPEEIVLGALQAQQQYGVELLLVGRQDLVETLLKKHNAPVRGIGLIDTDQVIEMGEEPVQALRTKRRASINLIMEQVKQGHAQAAVTAGNTGAAMAAALLRLRTSPGILRPAVGALLPTVVPRKPVLLLDAGANVDVRPKILEQFALMGYLYARHVLGVANPRVGLLNIGEEAGKGGQQAQETYELLKENPAIPFAGNCEGRDVLQGRFDVVVTDGFIGNILLKFAEGVGLVAMQILKEELLQGLAGTLGTMLLRDNLQKVRQRMDYAEYGGGLLLGVNGVCIITHGSSRAVGVANALRLAKEAVDNRVLDRIQEKLPSL from the coding sequence ATGCGCATCGCCATTGATGTCATGGGTGGAGATTACGCCCCGGAGGAGATTGTCCTGGGGGCACTCCAAGCCCAACAGCAATACGGAGTCGAACTCCTCCTAGTAGGTCGCCAGGACCTCGTAGAGACCCTGCTCAAGAAGCACAATGCGCCCGTGCGCGGGATCGGACTCATCGACACCGACCAAGTGATTGAGATGGGCGAGGAGCCGGTCCAAGCCCTGCGCACCAAACGCCGCGCCTCTATCAATCTGATCATGGAGCAGGTGAAGCAGGGCCACGCTCAGGCAGCCGTCACAGCGGGCAATACAGGGGCGGCGATGGCAGCAGCGCTGTTGCGTCTGCGGACTTCGCCAGGAATCCTCCGTCCTGCGGTTGGGGCACTCTTGCCTACGGTAGTTCCGCGCAAGCCCGTGCTTTTGCTGGACGCTGGGGCCAATGTAGACGTGCGGCCTAAGATCCTGGAGCAGTTTGCGCTGATGGGCTATCTCTATGCCCGTCATGTCCTAGGCGTTGCCAATCCCCGAGTGGGTTTGTTGAATATCGGAGAAGAAGCGGGCAAAGGCGGGCAGCAGGCTCAAGAGACCTATGAATTGCTCAAGGAAAACCCCGCTATTCCTTTCGCAGGCAACTGTGAGGGGCGCGATGTCCTCCAGGGCCGTTTCGATGTGGTCGTGACAGACGGGTTTATCGGCAATATCCTACTTAAGTTTGCTGAAGGTGTCGGTCTGGTCGCCATGCAGATCCTCAAAGAAGAATTACTCCAAGGACTGGCTGGCACCTTGGGGACCATGCTGCTCAGGGATAATTTACAAAAAGTCCGTCAACGCATGGACTATGCTGAGTACGGCGGAGGGTTGCTGCTCGGGGTCAATGGGGTCTGCATTATCACTCATGGCAGTTCTCGGGCGGTAGGGGTTGCCAATGCTTTGCGTCTGGCTAAAGAAGCGGTCGATAATCGCGTTTTAGATCGCATTCAGGAGAAGCTGCCTTCGCTATGA
- a CDS encoding Jag family protein, whose protein sequence is MTASTMLEGQQWLEKLLHLMGLKTHVMAQALADNHYWLEIDAQPLGADASQNLLGKDGVILDSIQFLVNTHLNLDASQERAYTIELLGYRSQRHKELLALAEQAVETVRRTSQEYVFEPLRSAERRQLHLMLSAETDLFTFSRGKEPDRYLVLSPKANPERSTAEEGEEAS, encoded by the coding sequence ATGACCGCATCGACCATGCTTGAGGGCCAGCAATGGCTAGAGAAACTCCTTCACCTGATGGGCCTCAAGACCCATGTTATGGCCCAGGCCCTCGCCGATAATCACTACTGGTTGGAAATTGATGCTCAGCCCCTTGGCGCGGATGCCAGCCAAAATCTCCTGGGCAAAGACGGGGTCATCCTCGATTCGATCCAGTTTTTGGTCAACACCCATCTCAACCTGGATGCCAGCCAGGAACGCGCCTACACCATTGAGCTTTTGGGCTATCGCTCCCAACGTCACAAAGAACTGCTCGCTCTGGCTGAGCAGGCTGTCGAGACCGTGCGGCGCACCAGTCAGGAATATGTCTTTGAGCCCCTACGTTCAGCGGAGCGCAGACAGCTACATCTGATGCTGAGCGCTGAAACGGACTTGTTCACCTTCAGCCGGGGAAAAGAACCTGACCGCTATCTGGTCCTCTCGCCCAAGGCCAATCCTGAACGGTCTACTGCCGAAGAGGGAGAAGAGGCTTCCTAG